One genomic region from Leptolyngbyaceae cyanobacterium JSC-12 encodes:
- a CDS encoding metalloendopeptidase-like membrane protein (IMG reference gene:2510096055~PFAM: Peptidase family M23), translating into MAERASSKASANCKRPKSQHSLFLPGLGLLGGISIFTAGSSFAQTPVSESVNQSIPNQSAESATVDVAPIAPIAPPAAAPESFPTEFSPMPRSQPVIPVVPPAATAPATPATSSDGYLAPSTIIFSERSTGCKAMVPSGQTPNGVCGGVRVPSVSGSPSVPGFARNTPGSMTGRGGALDAIAPRVAVGATSSLRDFYRRTMRPPAQLGNGNVRLIFPLSIPAPISSLFGWRIHPITGDTRFHTGTDLAAPIGTPVLAAYAGQVAIADFLGGYGLTVAINHTQGTQQTLYAHLSEVFVQAGDQIKQGEVIGRVGSTGNSTGPHLHFEFRQLTPDGWVALDAGAQLEYALAQLVSSLEIVQATSAPIKANAGVQGVMQ; encoded by the coding sequence ATGGCTGAACGGGCATCTAGCAAGGCATCAGCAAACTGTAAGCGACCCAAATCTCAACACAGCCTATTTCTACCAGGATTAGGATTACTGGGTGGCATCAGCATTTTCACAGCAGGTAGCAGTTTTGCTCAAACTCCTGTGTCGGAATCTGTGAATCAGTCAATTCCCAATCAATCTGCGGAATCCGCGACTGTAGATGTGGCTCCTATTGCACCGATCGCACCACCTGCCGCCGCACCCGAATCTTTTCCAACTGAATTTTCACCCATGCCGCGATCGCAGCCAGTTATCCCAGTTGTGCCTCCTGCTGCCACGGCTCCTGCAACTCCCGCCACCTCTTCAGATGGCTACCTTGCACCTAGTACGATCATTTTCTCTGAGCGATCAACCGGATGTAAGGCAATGGTGCCATCGGGTCAAACGCCCAATGGTGTTTGTGGAGGTGTCCGCGTTCCTTCGGTTAGTGGCTCTCCTTCTGTGCCTGGGTTTGCCAGAAACACCCCTGGCAGCATGACAGGGAGAGGAGGCGCTTTGGATGCGATCGCCCCCCGTGTAGCTGTGGGGGCAACTTCCTCCCTGCGCGATTTCTACCGCCGCACCATGCGTCCTCCAGCACAACTGGGCAATGGCAACGTTCGGTTAATCTTCCCACTGTCGATTCCTGCTCCTATTTCATCATTGTTTGGCTGGCGGATTCATCCCATCACTGGGGATACCCGCTTCCATACTGGAACGGATCTCGCAGCTCCCATTGGCACCCCTGTGCTGGCTGCTTATGCTGGACAGGTTGCGATCGCAGATTTTTTGGGGGGATACGGGCTAACTGTCGCGATCAATCATACCCAAGGCACCCAGCAAACGCTCTATGCTCACCTCTCGGAAGTATTTGTGCAGGCAGGCGATCAGATAAAACAGGGCGAGGTGATTGGGCGAGTCGGCAGTACTGGCAACTCCACTGGTCCTCACCTCCACTTTGAATTCCGCCAACTCACTCCTGATGGTTGGGTGGCTCTGGATGCAGGTGCTCAATTGGAATATGCCCTGGCACAACTCGTGAGTTCTCTGGAAATTGTCCAGGCAACTTCTGCGCCAATTAAGGCAAATGCAGGAGTGCAAGGAGTGATGCAATAG